A single genomic interval of Blochmannia endosymbiont of Camponotus sp. C-003 harbors:
- the asd gene encoding aspartate-semialdehyde dehydrogenase, which translates to MKNVGFIGWRGMVGSVLMNRMKEKDDFNHFHSIFLSTSQIGEHAPNIQGSQELFLQDAYNADLLNSLDIIITCQGSTYSKIMYPKLRKIGWTGYWIDSASFLRMHDDAIIVLDPVNQRLIEQGINNGIKTFVGGNCTVSLMLMSLGGLFAHNLIEWIFTSTYQAASGCGALAMRELLIQMGQIYNIVTDLLTPPSTAILDIEHIITKFSKTNSLLVDCFKVPLVGNVIPWIGDYMFNGQTQEEWKGQSETNKILNTSKIITVDSLCVRVGALRCHSQAFVIKLKKDIRLIEIEELLRSHNKWVEVISNDVTQSLEKLNPVMVSGTLKIPIGRLRKLHAGNQYISAFSVGDQLLWGAAEPLRRMLRQLL; encoded by the coding sequence ATGAAAAATGTTGGGTTTATTGGATGGAGAGGAATGGTAGGTTCAGTATTAATGAATCGTATGAAAGAAAAAGATGATTTTAACCATTTTCACTCAATATTTCTCTCTACATCTCAAATAGGAGAACATGCTCCAAATATTCAAGGATCACAAGAATTATTTTTACAAGATGCTTATAACGCCGATCTACTTAATTCTTTAGATATTATTATTACATGTCAAGGCAGCACGTACAGTAAAATTATGTATCCAAAATTAAGAAAAATAGGATGGACAGGGTATTGGATTGATAGCGCTTCATTTTTAAGAATGCATGATGATGCAATTATTGTGTTAGATCCTGTTAATCAAAGATTAATAGAACAAGGTATAAATAACGGCATCAAAACATTTGTAGGTGGTAATTGTACTGTAAGCTTAATGTTGATGTCTCTAGGTGGATTATTTGCTCATAATTTGATCGAATGGATCTTCACATCTACTTATCAAGCGGCTTCTGGATGTGGAGCGCTTGCCATGCGTGAGCTATTAATACAAATGGGTCAAATATACAATATAGTGACTGATTTATTAACACCTCCTTCAACAGCTATTCTAGATATTGAACATATAATCACTAAGTTTAGTAAAACTAATTCCTTGTTAGTAGATTGTTTTAAAGTTCCTTTAGTAGGCAACGTTATTCCTTGGATCGGTGATTATATGTTCAATGGTCAAACTCAAGAAGAATGGAAAGGTCAATCAGAAACTAATAAAATTCTCAATACTTCTAAAATCATAACAGTAGACAGCCTATGTGTACGTGTAGGTGCATTACGTTGTCATAGCCAAGCATTTGTTATAAAACTAAAAAAAGATATTCGTTTAATAGAAATAGAAGAATTACTCCGATCTCATAATAAATGGGTAGAAGTTATCTCAAACGATGTTACGCAATCATTAGAAAAATTAAATCCTGTTATGGTGTCCGGAACACTTAAAATACCTATTGGCCGGCTAAGGAAACTGCATGCAGGCAACCAATATATTTCAGCTTTTAGCGTAGGTGACCAATTACTTTGGGGCGCCGCTGAACCATTACGCAGGATGTTACGTCAATTATTATAA
- a CDS encoding NfuA family Fe-S biogenesis protein gives MIYITPIAQKHFVKLLVDKKPGTQIRVFVVHPGTVHAECGVCFCPPEEFKSSDIVIDLKFFSVRIDQVYAFFLKSAKIDVMMNSLDSQLTIKAPNATKEFNNTNNKMNDDSLEERVRRVLQFQINPQLELHGGSVSLIRITEDLLAVIKFYGGCNGCTMASYTIKEGIETTLKKLFPELKGVLDTTQHQRGTHSFY, from the coding sequence ATGATTTATATAACCCCAATTGCTCAAAAACATTTTGTTAAATTGCTAGTGGATAAAAAACCAGGAACTCAAATACGAGTGTTTGTAGTTCATCCAGGTACAGTTCATGCAGAATGTGGTGTTTGTTTTTGTCCGCCAGAAGAATTTAAATCCAGCGATATAGTTATTGATCTTAAGTTTTTTTCTGTACGCATTGATCAAGTATATGCATTTTTTCTTAAATCTGCGAAAATTGATGTAATGATGAATTCATTAGATTCTCAACTTACTATTAAAGCTCCTAACGCTACTAAAGAATTCAATAATACAAACAACAAGATGAACGATGATTCATTGGAAGAGCGAGTGAGACGTGTATTGCAATTTCAGATTAATCCTCAGTTAGAGCTACATGGAGGCAGTGTATCTTTAATACGTATTACCGAAGATCTATTAGCTGTTATTAAATTTTACGGGGGATGTAATGGCTGTACAATGGCTAGCTATACCATAAAAGAAGGAATTGAAACTACCTTAAAGAAACTTTTTCCAGAATTAAAAGGGGTATTAGATACAACGCAGCATCAACGTGGAACGCACTCTTTTTATTAA